The window GTTGTAATATAATAATCGTTATTGAGTAGTAATTTGCACTTAAGTCAGACTGCCCAATACATCTGTGTATTATATTAAAGGAGGGCTTCCCGTGAAGACATGGGTTTGTACAGTTTGCGGCTGGGTTTATGACGAGGCGGTTGGCGATGCGGACTATGATCTCGCCGCCGGTGTGGCGTTCGAGGATCTGCCGGAGGACTTCGTATGTCCGCTCTGCGGCGTAGACAAGACGCTGTTTGAGCAGCAGGAATGACACTGAATTTTTTAGGAGAGCAGCCCCGCATATGCGGGGTTTTTTCATGCCGTATACGTACTTTACCGAAATGCTTTTGCTTTTCGGAAAAAAATCCCGTATAATGTACAGCATATCATTTTGTGTGAGGGGACTTGTTTTTGGCGGAGCAAATTGAAATCAGCATTATTTTCATTGTCTATATGCTCATGATGATGGGGGTCGGCGTCTATTACTATCGGCGGACACGCAATATGAGCGACTACTTTCTCGGCAACCGGAAACTCGGCGCGTGGGTCACGTCGATGAGTGCCGAGGCGTCGGATATGTCGGGGTGGATGCTTATGGGGCTGCCGGGATTTGCCTATGTTGCGGGGCTCAATGCGAGCTGGATTGCGCTCGGTCTTGCCCTCGGTACATGGGCGAACTGGCAGTTCATCGCGGCGCGTCTGCGCGTCTATACGGAGCTGGCGAACAATTCGCTGACGCTGCCGGATTTCTTTGAAAACCGTTTTTTTGCACAATCCGGTGCTCTGCGCATTGTGCCTGCGATCTTCATTTTGATCTTTTTTATCCTCTATACGTCCTCGGGCTTTGTGGCAGCGGGACGGCTCTTTGAGACGATCTTTCATCTGCCGTATCTGACGGCGCTCCTCGCGGGCGCGGCGGTGGTGGTGTTCTATACGCTCGTCGGCGGCTTTCTCGCCGTGTCGCGCACGGAC of the Selenomonas dianae genome contains:
- a CDS encoding rubredoxin, whose translation is MKTWVCTVCGWVYDEAVGDADYDLAAGVAFEDLPEDFVCPLCGVDKTLFEQQE